In Salvelinus namaycush isolate Seneca chromosome 37, SaNama_1.0, whole genome shotgun sequence, the following are encoded in one genomic region:
- the LOC120031583 gene encoding LOW QUALITY PROTEIN: vegetative incompatibility protein HET-E-1-like (The sequence of the model RefSeq protein was modified relative to this genomic sequence to represent the inferred CDS: inserted 1 base in 1 codon), with product MSLQVTNAEFTSLKASWERAKFRLRSMEGHSDIITCVVTVDNLVISLSRDTTVKLWPVPTATEQWNLGGHTGGVTCLSAPPPEYCRRLAKDLSPGDKERFLLSGSADCCVRNWALSTGDQCVKSIYTFNVVTALCFVPEGDGYIITGSDGGKVQAGSWTTVXSINANEEAVTSLQSQGPLVFSSSAEGGVSVWEGLCTNRDPLQLLHPWDATVTGCGSQGGRLALCPRGDRLSVAYGRANLGILNWRIGTVSRLTNHSSFAGVTDCVHQTLLIGSCYDLADGESTLNLFSLPLCQYLASLTCADAQRIVCFAALLTGRGGHRWVTGGRALTVWEQLPSSGKHRGDVTTKRDNRLDASLMESEGDSEEDSGDYDDDKEEDCTSQDASESGSTSGLRCVLQ from the exons ATGCCGAGTTTACATCTCTCAAAGCATCATGGGAGAGAGCCAAGTTTCGCTTGAGGTCGATGGAGGGTCACAGTGACATCATCACCTGTGTGGTTACCGTCGACAACCTGGTGA tctctctcagtcgAGACACAACAGTAAAGTTGTGGCCCGTTCCTACGGCAACAGAGCAGTGGAATCTCGGAGGTCACACTGGTGGAgtcacctgtctgtctgcccctcCGCCTGAATACTGTAGGAGACTAG cCAAGGATCTGTCTCCGGGAGACAAGGAGAGGTTCCTCCTGAGTGGCTCAGCAGACTGCTGTGTGAGGAACTGGGCCTTAAGTACTGGTGa CCAGTGTGTAAAGTCCATCTATACCTTTAACGTTGTGACTGCTCTCTGCTTCGTGCCTGAAGGCGATGGCTACATCATCACTGGATCAG atGGGGGTAAAGTTCAGGCCGGGAGCTGGACAACTG AATCAATCAACGCAAATGAGGAGGCTGTGACCTCCCTACAG TCCCAGGGTCCCCTGGTGTTCAGCAGCTCAGCAGAGGGTGGGGTGTCTGTGTGGGAGGGGCTCTGCACCAACCGCGACCCCCTGCAGCTGTTACATCCTTGGGACGCAACGGTAACGGGCTGCGGGAGTCAGGGAGGTCGTTTGGCCCTCTGTCCCCGTGGTGACAGGCTCTCCGTTGCCTACGGCAGAGCCAACCTCGGGATCCTCAACTGGAGGATAG GCACCGTGTCCAGGCTAACCAATCACAGCAGCTTCGCTGGAGTAACAGATTGTGTACATCAGACACTCCTCATTGGCTCATGCTACGATTTGGCGGATGGGGAAAGCACCTTGAACT TGTTCTCTCTACCTCTGTGCCAGTACCTGGCCTCGCTGACCTGTGCGGATGCTCAGAGAATCGTCTGCTTTGCGGCATTGCTCACGGGCCGTGGGGGTCACCGCTGGGTCACCGGGGGTCGTGCCCTTACGGTGTGGGAGCAGCTCCCTAGCTCCGGGAAG CACAGGGGTGATGTCACAACGAAGCGAGACAATCGATTGGACGCCTCCCTGATGGAATCAGAGGGAGATTCTGAGGAGGACAGTGGTG ATTACGATGATGACAAAGAAGAGGACTGCACATCCCAAGATGCATCAGAGTCGGGCTCAACGTCGGGGCTTCGCTGTGTTCTCcagtga
- the LOC120031584 gene encoding PILR alpha-associated neural protein-like, with product MRPSTCNRDDEGEGKVEALSAQLSVPGQVTPTPIWSVDWGPTLALEDETHHILSSQEADLHHHGHEVPTTTAEAWPHHQSAPGSALPQEPLDLLEAPDAEGVEDGGSEAEEREPEEVDPQFYVTVTISSLLILTAVIITVKLCYDRSCSQHPPPLSRGVAPPPSLALPRSLALEDSRQTLRGTPSFTDRER from the exons ATGCGACCCTCAACCTGTAACCGTGACGACGAGGGCGAGGGGAAGGTGGAGGCCCTCTCGGCCCAGCTGTCCGTCCCAGGACAGGTCACACCGACCCCTATTTGGTCCGTGGACTGGGGCCCCACACTAGCCCTGGAGGACGAGACGCATCACATCCTGTCCAGCCAGGAAGCGGACCTGCACCACCATGGCCATGAAGTCCCCACGACAACCGCCGAGGCCTGGCCGCATCATCAGAGTGCACCGGGCAGCGCTTTGCCCCAGGAGCCCTTGGACCTGCTGGAGGCCCCGGACgcagagggagtggaggatggaGGAAGTGAGGCGGAGGAGAGAGAGCCTGAGGAAG tGGACCCTCAGTTCTACGTCACAGTGACCATCTCCTCTCTGCTCATCCTGACTGCTGTCATCATAACGGTCAAACTCTG ttaCGACCGCAGCTGTTCCCAGCACCCACCCCCGCTTTCCCGTGGCGtggccccccccccctctctcgccctccctcgtTCCCTGGCTCTGGAGGACAGCCGGCAGACGCTGCGCGGCACTCCCTCCTTTACCGACAGGGAGAGGTAA
- the cops7a gene encoding COP9 signalosome complex subunit 7a encodes MEVEQLLSLSGPALAQAISSLLETPGLYVFSDILELPNVRELETGPHAPVYQLLNLFAYGTYCDYKERAASLPELTPAQRNKLRHLSIISLASNLKCLPYSLLLQQLELKNVRELEDLLIEAVYCDIIQGKLDQRNQQVEVDCSVGRDLGPNELPNIANTLQEWCSGCEAVLCGIEEQVTRANQYRESQLKVKVQVETEVSNLQKTLKASSASPSSGPAAAGAASNQDADQPAEPRDPASSQEPRQPGKKSSKVKGLRGSGKIWSKSN; translated from the exons atGGAGGTagagcagctcctctctctctcaggcccgGCGTTGGCCCAGGCCATAAGTTCTCTGCTGGAGACACCAGGCCTCTACGTGTTCTCAGACATCCTTGAGCTGCCCAACGTcagagag CTGGAGACAGGCCCGCACGCTCCAGTGTATCAGCTACTCAACCTCTTCGCCTATGGAACCTACTGTGACTATAAAG AGagggcagcctctctcccagaGTTGACCCCAGCCCAGAGGAACAAACTCCGTCACCTCTCCATCATCAGTCTGGCATCCAATCTCAAG TGCCTGCCCTACTCCCTGCTCCTGCAGCAGCTGGAGCTGAAGAACGTGCGGGAGTTGGAGGACCTGCTGATTGAGGCGGTCTACTGTGACATCATTCAGGGCAAGCTGGACCAGAGGAACCAGCAGGTGGAGGTGGACTGCAGCGTGGGCCGAGACCTGGGGCCCAACGAGCTGCCCAACATAGCCAACACACTGCAGGAGTG GTGTTCAGGGTGTGAGGCGGTCCTGTGTGGGATCGAGGAGCAGGTAACCAGAGCCAACCAATACAGAGAGAGCCAGCTGAAGGTCAAAGTTCAGGTGGAGACAGAG gtgtccAACCTCCAGAAAACGCTAAAGGCCAGCTCCGCCTCACCGTCGTCCGGCCCCGCCGCCGCTGGAGCCGCGTCCAATCAGGATGCAGACCAGCCGGCCGAGCCACGAGACCCCGCCTCCTCTCAGGAACCACGGCAACCGGGCAAGAAGAGTTCAAAGGTCAAAGG GCTCCGTGGAAGTGGGAAGATCTGGTCCAAGTCCAACTGA